The following are encoded together in the Lactuca sativa cultivar Salinas chromosome 1, Lsat_Salinas_v11, whole genome shotgun sequence genome:
- the LOC128127088 gene encoding uncharacterized protein LOC128127088 gives MAPINLHGPCKRLDGFKVVLPSYNPDNRFCEELGRILGRKKAIFRAFASTPLPVDLEIEKSAKQRRKQARILKKQQQSGASSSNPSTTSSPTSKSITPPSSPTPTMADNHGGNQNPPHPPPEQTFRQWATQDVNQQPLCINYPATINFELKSGLIHLLPSFCGLKNEDPHKFLKEFHVVCVGMKPHEVTEVQIKLRAFPFALQDLAKEWLYDLPPGSVTTWNELARMFLDKYFPEMRASALRREIIGIKQQKREALHTYWERFKKLCSRCPQHGITEYQLLQYFCEGMSSWDRRLLNASSGGSIADKTSTEIKVLIKNMAEESKHTVQEEEWYNDAPKGVKEISTPKIESQLSELTKVVMMLAKDKGVQPPTVRPCGICTQVGHPTNMCPQLQEEDYEEAKAMGGFLGSCQRGYEQPRGDQRWNNNQGWGGNQQGNYQPSQPHQYQQRLPFPPQNFQPRQPQHPPQQAGSSSMSLEDILAISVSKLEPKGKLPAQTEANPRHNVCAITLRSGKSYDGPKLSVDPKEEEIVVKETTKEEKEEEKTIEKKPFITDSKATPAPFPERLKSTKKEQEQNEIMQMFKRVQINIPLLEVIKQVPRYARFLKDLCVSKKKLKGNQVVTVGEHVSAVLQKRMPPKCKDPGVFTVPCKLGNLYVPRAMLDLGASVNVLPYSLFKSIGVGTLSKTSVIIQLADRSLVHPKGVLEDVLVQVDEFVFPADFYVLDMGYDDSPSSSSILLGRPFLKTSKTKIDVYNGTLSMEFDAEVINFNVHEAKKTPFDVQSVNFANLINPSTKKGLNLSKNEFLELVLSWKLDRDKAKELAKKFDMDNEVLEILEFIDDKKHVRSDDMLERPTYPD, from the exons ATGGCACCCattaatttacacgggccgtgtaaacgtctcgATGGTTTTAAAGTGGTTTTACCCTCTTATAATCCAGACAATCGGTTTTGTGAGGAGTTAGGTCGGATTTTGGGAAGAAAGAAGGCGATTTTCAGAGCTTTTGCAA GTACACCTTTACCAGTTGATTTGGAGATAGAAAAATCGGCTAAACAGAGAAGGAAGCAAGCCAGAATTTTAAAGAAACAACAACAATCCGGAGCTTCTTCATCAAATCCATCAACCACATCCTCTCCAACATCCAAAAGTATCACCCCACCATCTTCACCTACTCCTACCATGGCAGACAACCATGGAGGAAATCAAAATCCTCCACATCCACCACCTGAACAAACCTTTAGACAATGGGCCACTCAAGATGTCAACCAACAACCTTTGTGCATAAATTACCCTGCAACAATCAACTTTGAACTCAAGTCTGGACTCATCCATTTGTTACCTTCATTCTGTGGTCTTAAGAATGAAGACCCAcataaattccttaaggaatttcatGTTGTTTGTGTGGGTATGAAGCCACATGAAGTCACAGAAGTTCAAATCAAGTTAAGGGCATTCCCATTTGCTTTACAAGATTTAGCCAAGGAGTGGTTGTATGACTTACCACCGGGGTCAGTCACAACATGGAATGAACTTGCAAGGATGTTTCTCGATAAATATTTTCCAGAAATGAGAGCTTCAGCTTTACGTAGAGAGATAATTGGTATCAAGCAACAAAAGAGAGAAGCCCTGCATACTTATTGGGAACGGTTCAAGAAATTGTGCTCAAGATGTCCACAACATGGAATTACAGAATATCAGTTGCTGCAATATTTTTGTGAAGGAATGTCATCTTGGGATAGGAGATTACTCAATGCATCAAGTGGTGGATCTATAGCTGATAAGACTTCAACAGAAATCAAAGTTCTTATCAAGAACATGGCAGAAGAGTCCAAGCACACAgtccaagaagaagaatggtacaATGATGCACCAAAAGGAGTGAAAGAAATTTCTACCCCAAAAATTGAAAGTCAACTTTCTGAGTTGACTAAGGTAGTAATGATGCTTGCAAAGGACAAGGGCGTGCAACCACCAACAGTTAGACCTTGTGGTATTTGTACACAAGTTGGACATCCAACCAACATGTGCCCTCAACTTCAAGAGGAAGATTATGAAGAAGCAAAAGCCATGGGAGGTTTTCTTGGATCTTGTCAAAGGGGATATGAGCAGCCACGAGGTGATCAAAGATGGAACAACAATCAAGGTTGGGGAGGAAATCAACAAGGGAACTACCAACCAAGTCAGCCACATCAATACCAACAAAGACTACCTTTTCCACCACAAAACTTTCAGCCAAGGCAACCACAACACCCTCCTCAACAAGCGGGTTCATCAAGTATGTCTTTAGAGGACATA CTTGCTATTTCCGTAAGCAAACTAGAACCTAAAGGAAAGTTGCCTGCCCAAACTGAAGCAAACCCAAGGCACAATGTATGTGCCATCACATTGAGAAGCGGGAAGAGTTATGATGGTCCAAAATTGTCGGTTGATCCAAAGGAAGAAGAAATAGTAGTTAAAGAGACGACCAAAGAAGAGAAGGAGGAAGAGAAAACAATTGAAAAGAAGCCCTTCATCACTGATTCTAAAGCCACACCTGCTCCATTTCCCGAAAGATTAAAGAGCACGAAGAAAGAACAGGAGCAGAATGAGATCATGcaaatgttcaagagagttcaaatCAACATTCCACTCCTCGAGGTCATCAAGCAGGTACCTAGATACGCAAGGTTCCTTAAGGATCTTTGTGTatctaaaaagaaattaaaaggaaaTCAAGTCGTAACGGTTGGGGAGCATGTATCCGCGGTTTTGCAAAAGAGGATGCCCCCGAAGTGCAAGGATCCCGGTGTCTTTACCGTGCCTTGCAAGTTGGGAAATCTTTATGTACCCCGAGCTATGCTTGATCTAGGTGCATCCGTAAATGTCCTACCCTATTCTCTTTTCAAATCAATTGGTGTAGGAACATTGAGCAAAACCAGTGTGATCATCCAACTTGCTGACCGGTCTTTGGTACACCCAAAGGGAGTATTAGAGGACGTGTTAGTGCAAGTCGATGAATTTGTCTTCCCGGCTGATTTTTATGTCTTAGATATGGGATATGATGACTCTCCAAGTTCAAGTTCCATACTTTTGGGTAGACCTTTTCTTAAAACTTCTAAAACAAAAATCGATGTCTACAATGGAACTTTGAGTATGGAATTTGATGCTGAAGTTATCAACTTCAATGTGCATGAAGCAAAAAAGACTCCTTTTGATGTTCAATCTGTTAATTTTGCCAATTTGATCAATCCCTCAACAAAAAAGGGTTTGAACTTGTCTAAAAATGAATTTCTAGAATTAGTTTTGTCATGGAAACTAGACAGGGACAAAGCCAAAGAGCTTGCAAAGAAGTTTGATATGGATAATGAAGTGTTGGAGATTTTAGAGTTTATTGATGACAAGAAGCATGTGAGGAGTGATGATATGTTAGAGAGGCCCACGTATCCAGACTGA